The window CAGGGAAAATCACCATTTTCTTGGTCATGACTTATTGAAAAGTCCTGAAGTGATGACGCTTTTTATTAATATCTAAAAAATGATCATGTTGCAGGTCAAAACCGCAGGAGgctcgaaaaaagaaaaatgcatgCAATCCAtcattcattttcaaaataacCGAGGTTGCTCAACATCGCGAAAACGAGACACCAATCTTCACTGATGCAGTGTACAATGATCACCAGGAAAAGCTGGTTGGCATAAGAATTCACCCAAAGGGCGTAGGCGGTGGAACAGGCAGACATGTGGCACTGTTCATCCATTTGATAAAAGGAGACTTCGATAATTCCCTAGTTTGGCCTTTTGATGGGATCGTCACTATTAGCGTCCTAGATCAGAGTGATTCCAGCCCCCGTCGCGACCTCATTCAGATAATACAAGCAAATCCTGACGTGCCGGCCTTCCAACAGCCTGGTGAAACCATTTGCCGCATCGGGTATGGCTATGAAAGGTTCGCTCCAATCGAGGAGTTCTTTGGTCCTCGATATGTGAAAGACGATGCATTGTTGTTAAAAATAGAGTTTTCGGGGTAATGATAGATACACCTACAAGGTAATGCCGtcaatatttttctcaaagagATTTGATTTTGCTATAGATCGCACGAGTTTCGTGCCTAAGACGATGCAAATATGTGTGAAAAGATAAGTAGATTTAACTGATTGATACATTTCGTGGATGTTTACATGGAGAGAGGTGAATGGCTCAGGCATGCAAAAATTTGTATTCGGTCCGTACGTAAAGGTGTTTCTGCTGATAACATCTTACTAGCTGGGAGATGCTCTTTGTAAACCACTTTTAATCTGTGGAATCCTGTTGAAAgggacaaaaacaaagatggcggcggACGAATATGCTTTAATATCTGTTTACAGTGACTCTTACCCGGATCGAAATCATTGCATGTAAGCCGCGAGAAAAATAGTTTGCTTTCTGGCGTCTTCCAATGCAGAATTCTTTTGTggccatgtaaacagccccacAATCGATGATAAATGAAGTTCGTCTGTTTAAAAGAGATGTAGCAGCATATAGTCAATAGTCTTTATACCTTGAATTGTAACTTCGCCAGTTAAGATTTCAAAGTACATCGGCTGTTCAAATATGACGTGGTCAGGgttttaaataattaaatgtcACAATGGCGTCTCAGAAACAGATCATGGGGTGGACTGCAGAACACTGTTGGTGACTCAATAAGTGTCTTTTCTTCACATTTTATGACAATAACCAttaactttatttgttttaccCATGATTAAGCAGattattgaaatgttttttcctgttttctCCATACAGTAGTACAACACACACTATTAAACGAAAACTGAATGGAGAAAAGCATGGTATAGTAAACTAGTTAGTGCCCTAAATActaaattaatattattgctcATTATTTCTAAGAAGAACATGCAGCAGAGCTAAACTGCGGAACGCTGTCCGTTGACCTAATTATAAGGCCCAGATTTGTAGAATTGTAAATTTGTAGATTTGTAGATTTGTAGATTTTGTCCTCTGATATTTTGCTCGCAGAGAATGATTTTTTTAACATAGTCTCAGGTGTTTGGTCATCTAGCTATTGACGTTTTCGTAAgattaccaattttcttgtgtttttcaATGAACGTTTCATCTTTTGAAACAGTAGTCATTTTGCGGTTTTAAACACATCATTTCTGCGCACTTTTCCAAATTTTTATAATGtaattttttgcagaaaaagctGGCAACTTTATTAAAACAAATTCACTGCGTGGATTACATCTGTTTAAAAGACCTTTCTTGTGTGCACGTGGCGCCACAAGCTTTCACCAGTATGTTTCTCCAAACGCCCGTTTAAGAGGTTTCAACGCTTGTTCAATATGCATTTACttttttgtt of the Montipora capricornis isolate CH-2021 chromosome 7, ASM3666992v2, whole genome shotgun sequence genome contains:
- the LOC138055873 gene encoding TNF receptor-associated factor 6-A-like — translated: MELPITTVDCLDECEHLHYYAHVLAKYSKERICGIRSVKIRHMSKPQEARKKKNACNPSFIFKITEVAQHRENETPIFTDAVYNDHQEKLVGIRIHPKGVGGGTGRHVALFIHLIKGDFDNSLVWPFDGIVTISVLDQSDSSPRRDLIQIIQANPDVPAFQQPGETICRIGYGYERFAPIEEFFGPRYVKDDALLLKIEFSG